A genome region from Baekduia alba includes the following:
- a CDS encoding LysR substrate-binding domain-containing protein yields the protein MVNLRQLECFVAAADAGTMTAAASRLYVSQSAISLAVGQLERSLGTQLFIREKARGLRLTAAGRRLLPEARSLLAHAEEVRTAGEEAGGGLRGSLTVGCFRTAAPFVLPELLETFAIEQPDVALDFIEGPSDALADALLEGRCEIALLYDQDLRAGIATEPVRTMRPYALMSPEHPLSDRESVTVAEIAPHPMIMLDVPPSKDYYNDLFRLAGAEPNVRHYASSYELVRALVGRNLGWAPLLSRPRVDRSYEGRLLVQVPFSDEPLANQLVLAWPDGIRLTRRARAFAELCRRVVPAAG from the coding sequence ATGGTGAACCTCCGTCAGCTCGAGTGCTTCGTGGCCGCGGCCGACGCCGGGACGATGACGGCGGCGGCGAGCAGGTTGTACGTGTCGCAGTCGGCGATCTCGCTCGCCGTCGGCCAGCTCGAGCGCTCGCTCGGCACGCAGCTCTTCATCCGCGAGAAGGCGCGCGGGCTGCGGCTGACGGCCGCGGGGCGGCGTCTGCTGCCGGAGGCGCGCAGCCTGCTGGCGCACGCCGAGGAGGTTCGCACCGCGGGGGAGGAGGCCGGCGGCGGCCTGCGCGGGTCGCTGACCGTCGGCTGCTTTCGCACCGCCGCGCCGTTCGTGCTGCCGGAGCTGCTGGAGACCTTCGCGATCGAGCAGCCCGACGTCGCGCTCGACTTCATCGAGGGCCCGTCGGACGCGCTGGCCGACGCGCTCCTGGAGGGCCGCTGCGAGATCGCGTTGTTGTATGACCAGGACCTGCGTGCGGGGATCGCCACGGAGCCGGTGCGGACGATGCGGCCCTACGCGCTGATGTCGCCCGAGCATCCGCTGTCGGACCGCGAGTCCGTGACCGTGGCCGAGATCGCCCCGCACCCGATGATCATGCTCGACGTCCCACCGAGCAAGGACTACTACAACGACCTCTTCCGCCTGGCGGGCGCCGAGCCCAACGTCCGCCACTACGCGTCCAGCTACGAGCTGGTCCGCGCGCTGGTCGGCCGCAACCTCGGCTGGGCGCCGCTGCTCAGCCGCCCCCGGGTCGACCGCAGCTACGAGGGTCGGCTGCTGGTCCAGGTGCCGTTCAGCGACGAGCCGCTGGCCAACCAGCTCGTGCTCGCCTGGCCCGACGGCATCCGCCTGACGCGCCGCGCGCGAGCGTTCGCCGAGCTGTGTCGCAGGGTGGTGCCCGCGGCGGGGTGA
- a CDS encoding 2Fe-2S iron-sulfur cluster-binding protein, translating to MPTITYIEADGEQHEVAVAAGTTIKDAAIANGIDGIVAECGGNAMCATCHVYVDPTWADRLPAMEPVEDELLEDTASPREATSRLGCQVAVGDDLDGLVVRLPEAQE from the coding sequence ATGCCGACCATCACCTACATCGAGGCCGACGGCGAGCAGCACGAGGTCGCCGTCGCGGCCGGGACGACGATCAAGGACGCCGCGATCGCCAACGGGATCGACGGCATCGTCGCCGAGTGCGGCGGCAACGCGATGTGCGCGACGTGCCACGTCTACGTCGATCCCACATGGGCCGACCGCCTCCCGGCCATGGAGCCGGTCGAGGACGAGCTGCTCGAGGACACCGCGTCACCGCGCGAGGCCACGAGCCGGCTCGGCTGCCAGGTCGCGGTCGGCGACGACCTCGACGGCCTCGTCGTGCGCCTGCCCGAGGCGCAGGAATGA
- a CDS encoding NAD(P)/FAD-dependent oxidoreductase — MTGAVVIVGAGQAGFQVAASLRQRGHQGPVTLAGDEPGLPYQRPPLSKEVLAGAAAPETTALRPEAFFAKHDIALRSGQQVVGVDRDRRTVTLSSGAALDYDHLVLATGARPRALPKPGADLDGVLALRTLDDAVAIRDRVTADTRVVVIGAGFIGLEVAAGARKRGAEVTVLEVAPRVMGRALSAPSAAHLVGRHERAGASIRTGARIGRIADDGHGRAAGVVLAGGELLHADLVIVGVGVAPATDVAEQAGLPVDDGVLVDATLRTEDPHIWAIGDCCRFPLPSGQHVRLESVQNATDQARAVAAAITGGPAPYDAVPWFWTDQHDAKLQIAGLLDGHDRTVLRGDPDGDGHSVFCYAGERLVAVESINRPRDHLAARKLLAASFSPRAEDVADDAVDLRELLAVTAPAPPSAAT, encoded by the coding sequence ATGACGGGCGCGGTCGTGATCGTGGGCGCCGGCCAGGCCGGCTTCCAGGTCGCGGCGTCGCTGCGCCAGCGCGGACATCAAGGGCCGGTGACGCTCGCCGGCGACGAGCCCGGCCTCCCCTACCAGCGCCCGCCGCTGTCCAAGGAGGTGCTCGCCGGCGCCGCCGCGCCCGAGACGACGGCGTTGCGGCCCGAGGCGTTCTTCGCCAAGCACGACATCGCGCTGCGCTCCGGTCAGCAGGTTGTAGGGGTCGATCGGGATCGACGTACGGTGACGCTGAGCTCCGGCGCGGCGCTCGACTACGACCACCTCGTCCTGGCCACCGGCGCGCGCCCGCGCGCGCTCCCCAAGCCCGGGGCCGACCTCGACGGCGTGCTGGCGCTGCGCACCCTCGACGACGCCGTGGCGATCCGCGACCGCGTCACCGCGGACACGCGGGTCGTCGTGATCGGCGCGGGGTTCATCGGCCTGGAGGTCGCCGCCGGCGCCCGCAAGCGCGGCGCCGAGGTCACCGTGCTCGAGGTGGCGCCGCGCGTGATGGGCCGCGCGCTGTCGGCGCCGTCGGCCGCCCATCTCGTCGGCCGCCACGAGCGCGCGGGCGCGTCGATCCGGACCGGCGCCAGGATCGGCCGCATCGCCGACGACGGGCACGGCCGCGCGGCCGGCGTCGTCCTCGCCGGCGGAGAGCTGCTCCACGCCGACCTCGTCATCGTCGGCGTCGGCGTCGCGCCGGCGACCGACGTCGCCGAGCAGGCCGGACTGCCCGTCGACGACGGCGTGCTCGTCGACGCCACCCTGCGCACCGAGGACCCGCACATCTGGGCGATCGGCGACTGCTGTCGCTTCCCGCTGCCGTCCGGGCAACATGTACGCCTCGAGTCGGTGCAGAACGCCACCGACCAGGCGCGCGCCGTCGCCGCCGCGATCACCGGCGGGCCGGCGCCCTACGACGCCGTCCCCTGGTTCTGGACCGATCAGCACGACGCCAAGCTCCAGATCGCGGGCCTCCTCGACGGGCACGACCGGACGGTCCTGCGCGGCGACCCCGACGGCGACGGCCACTCCGTCTTCTGCTACGCCGGCGAGCGCCTCGTCGCCGTGGAGTCGATCAACCGCCCGCGCGACCACCTGGCCGCGCGCAAGCTGCTCGCCGCCAGCTTCTCGCCCCGCGCCGAGGACGTCGCCGACGACGCCGTGGACCTCCGCGAGTTGCTGGCCGTCACGGCGCCGGCGCCTCCGTCAGCTGCAACATGA
- the eno gene encoding phosphopyruvate hydratase: MTITITSLHGREILDSRGRPTVEVDLMLSDETTARASVPSGASTGRHEAVERRDGDPDRYRGRGVLGAVAAVNGEIAAAIVGAEPDLAAVDARLIALDGTPDKARLGANAILAVSLATARAEAARAGVPLWRHLAGASEAVLPMPMANIISGGLHAGRQLDFQDFLIMPVGAGSYHEALRWIVEVHESTADVLRERGLTALKADEGGFGPPLASHAAALELLDTAVERAGLRLGDDVAYALDIAATHFYDASAGRYVLASEDRTCTPDELAALIGDLAARHPILSVEDALAEDDWDGWTALTDALGPRMQVVGDDFFTTNIERLERGIATGAANAVLVKMNQIGTITETLAVVERAKRAGYRTVISARSGETEDPALADLAVGTAGGQIKIGSVAQSERLAKYNQLLRIEEALGGDDAPYAGRGALALERVA; encoded by the coding sequence ATGACCATCACCATCACATCACTGCACGGCCGCGAGATCCTCGACTCGCGTGGCCGCCCCACCGTCGAGGTCGACCTGATGCTGTCGGACGAGACGACGGCGCGGGCCAGCGTCCCGTCCGGTGCCTCCACCGGCCGCCACGAGGCGGTCGAGCGCCGCGACGGGGATCCGGACCGCTACCGCGGCCGTGGCGTCCTGGGCGCGGTGGCCGCCGTCAACGGCGAGATCGCCGCTGCGATCGTCGGGGCCGAGCCGGACCTCGCGGCCGTGGACGCGCGCCTGATCGCGCTCGACGGGACGCCCGACAAGGCGCGGCTGGGCGCCAACGCGATCCTCGCGGTGTCCCTCGCGACGGCGCGGGCCGAGGCGGCGCGGGCCGGCGTCCCGCTCTGGCGCCACCTCGCGGGCGCGTCCGAGGCGGTGCTGCCGATGCCGATGGCGAACATCATCAGCGGCGGGTTGCACGCCGGCCGGCAGCTCGACTTCCAGGACTTCCTGATCATGCCCGTCGGGGCCGGCAGCTACCACGAGGCCCTGCGCTGGATCGTCGAGGTGCATGAGTCGACCGCCGACGTCCTGCGCGAGCGCGGGCTGACGGCGCTCAAGGCCGACGAGGGCGGGTTCGGCCCGCCGTTGGCGTCGCACGCGGCCGCGCTCGAGCTGCTCGACACCGCCGTGGAGCGGGCGGGCCTGCGCTTGGGCGACGACGTGGCCTACGCGCTCGACATCGCCGCCACGCACTTCTACGACGCGAGCGCGGGCCGGTACGTGCTGGCCTCCGAGGACCGGACGTGCACGCCCGATGAGCTCGCCGCGCTGATCGGCGACCTCGCCGCCCGCCATCCGATCCTGTCGGTCGAGGACGCGCTCGCGGAGGACGACTGGGACGGCTGGACGGCGCTGACCGACGCGCTCGGCCCGCGAATGCAGGTCGTCGGCGACGACTTCTTCACCACCAACATCGAGCGGCTCGAGCGCGGGATCGCGACGGGCGCGGCCAACGCGGTGCTGGTCAAGATGAACCAGATCGGCACGATCACCGAGACGCTGGCGGTCGTCGAGCGCGCCAAGCGGGCGGGCTACCGCACGGTGATCTCGGCGCGGTCGGGGGAGACCGAGGATCCGGCGCTCGCCGACCTCGCCGTCGGCACGGCCGGCGGCCAGATCAAGATCGGCTCCGTCGCGCAGTCCGAGCGGTTGGCGAAGTACAACCAGCTGCTGCGGATCGAGGAGGCGCTCGGCGGCGACGACGCGCCCTACGCCGGCCGCGGCGCCCTGGCGCTGGAGAGGGTGGCATGA
- a CDS encoding DUF1048 domain-containing protein: MAAKWIELVTGSLEQKKQYRQYKARIEALPEPYGTVAKALERYFMYYGGITDGDTAVKMMGDFADLWDRAVADGTPVRSIVGEDPVEFAETFVQAYAGTQWIDKERARLTKAIEEAERAEEAR, encoded by the coding sequence ATGGCAGCGAAATGGATCGAGCTGGTCACCGGGTCGCTCGAGCAGAAGAAGCAGTACAGGCAGTACAAGGCTCGCATCGAGGCCCTGCCCGAGCCGTACGGCACCGTCGCGAAGGCGCTGGAGCGGTATTTCATGTACTACGGGGGCATCACGGACGGTGACACCGCCGTCAAGATGATGGGCGACTTCGCCGATCTCTGGGACCGCGCGGTCGCCGACGGAACACCGGTGCGCTCGATCGTCGGGGAGGACCCGGTCGAGTTCGCCGAGACGTTCGTCCAGGCCTACGCCGGCACCCAGTGGATCGACAAGGAACGTGCCCGCCTGACCAAGGCGATCGAAGAGGCCGAGCGCGCAGAGGAGGCCCGTTGA
- a CDS encoding cytochrome P450: MSATTGPAVPTSDVDPFSDAFLDNPYPQYDAMREAGPAAWLERYGLWGVTRAEHVEPALRDAETFCSSRGVGIQDFSREKPFRPPSLLLEADPPDHTKARGVITKVLGPKAVKAMRETFRAEAEAMIAPLVERGHFDGMTDLAEPYPLKVFPDELGLEEGPERQQLILYGGLVFNAFGPHNERFHRAAERAAGTAEWIMAHTRREALRPGGLGDRVHQLAAEVGYSDRQAGMIVRSFLSAGVDTTVNGLGNTLFCLATHPKQWAALHADPSLARAAFEEAIRLESPVQTFFRTATRDVALGDVTVKDGDKVLLFLAAANRDPRRWGEDADQYDIHRAAAGHVGFGAGIHACVGQMLARLEGECVLSVLAEHVKTLTLGGEPVRELNNSLRGFDRLPLRVEAA, translated from the coding sequence ATGTCTGCCACGACGGGTCCCGCGGTGCCGACGAGCGACGTCGACCCGTTCTCCGACGCGTTCCTCGACAACCCGTACCCGCAGTACGACGCGATGCGCGAGGCCGGCCCCGCGGCCTGGCTCGAGCGCTACGGCCTTTGGGGGGTCACCCGCGCCGAGCACGTCGAGCCGGCGCTGCGCGATGCGGAGACGTTCTGCTCCAGTCGCGGCGTCGGCATCCAGGACTTCTCGCGCGAGAAGCCGTTCCGCCCGCCGAGCCTGCTGCTCGAAGCCGACCCGCCCGACCACACGAAGGCGCGCGGCGTCATCACCAAGGTCCTCGGGCCCAAGGCCGTCAAGGCGATGCGCGAGACGTTCCGCGCCGAGGCCGAGGCCATGATCGCGCCGCTCGTCGAGCGCGGCCACTTCGACGGCATGACCGACCTCGCCGAGCCCTACCCGCTCAAGGTCTTCCCGGACGAGCTGGGCCTGGAGGAAGGCCCGGAGCGCCAGCAGCTGATCCTCTACGGCGGGCTGGTCTTCAACGCGTTCGGCCCCCACAACGAGCGTTTCCACCGCGCCGCCGAGCGCGCGGCCGGCACCGCCGAATGGATCATGGCCCACACGCGGCGCGAGGCACTGCGGCCCGGCGGCCTCGGCGATCGCGTCCACCAGCTCGCCGCCGAGGTCGGCTATAGCGACCGCCAGGCGGGCATGATCGTCCGCTCGTTCCTGTCGGCCGGCGTCGACACCACCGTCAACGGCCTGGGCAACACGCTGTTCTGCCTGGCCACGCATCCCAAGCAGTGGGCCGCGCTGCACGCCGACCCGTCGCTGGCGCGCGCGGCGTTCGAGGAGGCCATACGCCTGGAGTCGCCGGTGCAGACGTTCTTCCGGACGGCCACCCGCGACGTGGCGCTCGGCGACGTCACGGTCAAGGACGGTGACAAGGTCCTGCTCTTCCTGGCCGCGGCCAACCGCGACCCACGCCGCTGGGGCGAGGACGCCGACCAGTACGACATCCACCGCGCCGCCGCCGGCCATGTCGGCTTCGGCGCCGGGATCCACGCGTGCGTCGGCCAGATGCTGGCGCGCCTCGAGGGTGAGTGCGTCCTGTCCGTGCTCGCCGAGCACGTCAAGACGCTCACGCTCGGCGGCGAGCCCGTCCGCGAGCTCAACAACTCGCTGCGCGGCTTCGACCGCCTCCCGCTCCGCGTCGAGGCCGCTTGA
- a CDS encoding tyrosine-type recombinase/integrase, with amino-acid sequence MGWSEAASACDSGEGKSDESTRRSVPVADEAFDVLKVWKERSAHSAPDDLVVCHPESGKELDRSKVTRRFRQACRDAGVRVIRFHDLRHTFGTQKAAAGHPLREDHPDLLALSAVGA; translated from the coding sequence GTGGGCTGGAGCGAGGCTGCCAGCGCTTGTGACTCGGGGGAGGGCAAGTCGGACGAGTCGACGCGCCGGTCGGTCCCGGTCGCCGACGAGGCTTTCGATGTGCTGAAGGTCTGGAAGGAGCGCAGCGCCCACAGCGCGCCCGACGATCTCGTCGTCTGCCACCCGGAGTCGGGCAAGGAGCTGGATCGCTCCAAAGTGACGCGGAGGTTCAGGCAGGCGTGCCGCGATGCCGGCGTTCGAGTCATCCGCTTTCACGACCTGCGACACACCTTCGGGACTCAGAAGGCCGCCGCCGGTCATCCGCTGCGCGAAGACCACCCAGATCTACTCGCATTATCAGCCGTCGGAGCGTGA
- a CDS encoding C-terminal binding protein gives MKVLITDITWADTAIEDEVLARVGAETVLAETGEEDELVELVRDADAILTCFAQVTPRVIAAGERLRVVGRYGVGTDNIAVDAATRRGVPVTNVPVYCTDEVAEHVLGMLLALVRGFALYDRAVRAGDWALGVGLPTRRVAGSTLGVVGFGAIGQTVARKAQGLDMKVIAHDADEGRVRDAGVEPVSLAALARRADAISVHVPLLNSTRHLVDAEFLKAMKPTAYLLNAARGAIVDLDALADALAAGTIAGAGIDVFEPERLPADHPLLQQDRLLATPHTAFYSEESMRDLARHAAENVAAVLRGEQPAATVNREALAAAS, from the coding sequence ATGAAGGTCCTGATCACCGACATCACCTGGGCCGACACGGCGATCGAGGACGAGGTGCTCGCGCGCGTCGGTGCCGAGACGGTGCTGGCCGAGACCGGTGAGGAGGACGAGCTGGTGGAGCTGGTGCGCGACGCCGACGCGATCCTCACGTGCTTCGCGCAGGTCACGCCGCGCGTGATCGCCGCGGGGGAGCGGCTGCGGGTCGTCGGGCGCTACGGGGTCGGGACCGACAACATCGCCGTCGACGCGGCGACACGCCGCGGGGTGCCGGTGACCAACGTCCCCGTCTACTGCACCGACGAGGTCGCCGAGCACGTGCTCGGCATGCTGCTCGCGCTCGTCCGCGGCTTCGCGCTCTACGACCGCGCGGTCCGCGCCGGCGACTGGGCGCTCGGCGTCGGCCTGCCCACGCGGCGCGTCGCCGGCTCGACGCTGGGCGTCGTCGGCTTCGGCGCCATCGGGCAGACGGTCGCGCGCAAGGCCCAGGGGCTCGACATGAAGGTCATCGCCCACGACGCCGATGAAGGTCGCGTCCGTGACGCCGGCGTCGAGCCGGTCTCGCTCGCCGCGCTCGCGCGCCGCGCCGATGCGATCTCGGTGCACGTGCCGCTGCTGAACAGCACGCGCCATCTGGTCGACGCGGAGTTCTTGAAGGCCATGAAGCCGACCGCGTACCTGCTCAACGCGGCGCGGGGCGCGATCGTCGACCTCGACGCGCTCGCGGACGCGCTCGCCGCCGGCACGATCGCGGGGGCGGGGATCGACGTGTTCGAGCCCGAACGGCTCCCGGCCGACCACCCGCTCCTGCAGCAGGACCGGCTGCTCGCCACACCGCACACCGCGTTCTACTCGGAGGAGTCGATGCGCGACCTCGCGCGGCACGCGGCCGAGAACGTCGCTGCCGTCCTGCGCGGCGAGCAGCCTGCGGCGACCGTCAACCGCGAGGCGCTGGCGGCCGCCAGCTGA
- a CDS encoding cupin domain-containing protein, translating into MADAIENPRTGQRMAFVTEQPELLEIETVNPASSVREPVHVHPLQESGARVSAGTLRFCVDGVERAVAAGESIVIPANTPHHFWNDGSADAHAVQWFRPALRSREFFETLFALARDGKIDAKGMPSLLQLAVTIPEFSQEIRTTTPPWPVQRALVALLAPIARRRGYRGVYRGSEHAPADAPSR; encoded by the coding sequence ATGGCGGACGCGATCGAGAACCCGCGGACGGGTCAGCGCATGGCGTTCGTCACCGAGCAGCCGGAGCTGTTGGAGATCGAGACGGTCAACCCGGCGTCCTCGGTACGTGAGCCGGTGCACGTCCATCCGCTGCAGGAGAGCGGTGCTCGGGTGAGCGCGGGGACGCTGCGGTTCTGCGTCGACGGGGTCGAGCGCGCGGTCGCGGCCGGCGAGTCGATCGTGATCCCGGCCAACACCCCGCACCACTTCTGGAACGACGGGTCCGCCGATGCGCACGCCGTGCAGTGGTTCCGTCCGGCGCTCAGGAGCCGCGAGTTCTTCGAGACGCTGTTCGCCCTGGCGCGCGACGGAAAGATCGACGCAAAGGGGATGCCGAGCCTCCTGCAGCTCGCCGTGACGATCCCCGAGTTCTCTCAGGAGATCCGCACGACCACCCCGCCCTGGCCGGTCCAGCGGGCGCTGGTGGCGCTGCTGGCTCCCATCGCGCGCCGACGCGGGTACCGCGGCGTGTACCGCGGGTCGGAACACGCGCCCGCGGACGCACCGTCGCGATAG
- a CDS encoding dienelactone hydrolase family protein, translating to MTTITTRTVEYLADGLTMLGHLALPAGTDRRPAVLLGPEGTGLSDVERRRADTLAELGYVALAFDIHGGRYLGDPEEMLARCMPLLADPDRMRGIGHAALDVLRTEPRTDPDRIAAVGYGTGGAIALELGRDGVNLRAIGTVNATITGRPGEAARIRCPVWAGVGSEDPIMPPAQRDAFTAEMQAAGVDWRLVVYGGALHAFHHPPVDHPTVPGVGYHPRHAQRAWRDVVDLLAECLPVTE from the coding sequence ATGACGACGATTACCACGCGCACGGTTGAGTATCTGGCCGACGGTCTGACGATGCTCGGGCACCTCGCCCTTCCGGCCGGTACTGACCGCCGGCCCGCGGTGCTGCTTGGACCAGAGGGCACGGGGCTCAGCGACGTCGAGCGCCGCCGGGCCGACACCCTCGCCGAACTGGGGTACGTGGCGCTTGCCTTCGACATCCATGGCGGACGCTATTTGGGCGACCCCGAGGAGATGCTGGCCCGTTGCATGCCGTTGCTCGCCGACCCAGATCGGATGCGAGGCATCGGCCACGCGGCGCTCGACGTGTTGCGCACCGAACCGCGGACCGACCCCGACCGGATCGCCGCCGTCGGCTACGGCACCGGGGGCGCCATCGCGCTGGAACTCGGGCGCGATGGCGTCAACCTGCGCGCGATCGGGACAGTCAACGCAACCATCACGGGCCGACCGGGCGAGGCGGCGCGCATTCGCTGCCCGGTGTGGGCCGGGGTCGGGTCGGAAGACCCGATCATGCCGCCCGCGCAACGGGACGCGTTCACCGCTGAGATGCAGGCCGCGGGCGTCGACTGGCGCCTCGTGGTCTACGGCGGCGCCTTGCACGCCTTCCACCACCCGCCGGTCGACCACCCCACGGTCCCCGGCGTCGGATACCACCCGCGGCATGCGCAGCGAGCCTGGCGCGACGTCGTCGACCTGCTCGCCGAGTGCCTGCCCGTGACGGAGTGA
- a CDS encoding VOC family protein, which yields MRFDHVGVVVADLDATAARLRGQGVRFQEPVRPVEVAEPVAMRGRRHPWTVPETSGGSCCS from the coding sequence ATGCGCTTCGACCATGTTGGTGTTGTCGTCGCCGACCTCGACGCGACGGCCGCGCGCTTGCGTGGGCAGGGCGTGCGCTTCCAGGAGCCGGTCCGGCCGGTCGAGGTCGCCGAGCCGGTCGCGATGCGGGGGCGGCGTCATCCCTGGACGGTGCCCGAGACCTCCGGCGGCTCATGTTGCAGCTGA
- a CDS encoding ABC transporter ATP-binding protein, which yields MSVQTAAAPAIRVTGLVKSYEKLEVLRSVDFDVARGSIFALLGSNGAGKTTVVKILSTLLKADAGTARVNGFDVSTQAADVRESISLTGQFAAVDEILSGRENLVLVAQLRHLDGDPGAIADGLLERFSLTDAAARKVSTYSGGMRRRLDIAMSLVGNPPVIFLDEPTTGLDPQGRSEVWQAVRELAEHGTTVLLTTQYLDEAEQLADRIAILDEGRIIVNGTLAELKQLLPPAKVEYVEKQPTLEDVFLTLVGDDAKNHDAGNGRSVGTHE from the coding sequence ATGTCGGTTCAGACGGCGGCAGCGCCCGCGATCCGGGTGACGGGCCTGGTCAAGTCGTATGAGAAGCTGGAGGTGTTGCGCAGCGTGGACTTCGACGTGGCACGCGGCAGCATCTTCGCCCTGCTCGGCTCCAACGGGGCGGGCAAGACCACGGTCGTGAAGATCCTGTCCACGCTGCTCAAGGCCGACGCGGGGACGGCCCGCGTCAACGGCTTCGACGTCTCCACGCAGGCTGCGGACGTGCGGGAGTCCATCAGCCTCACCGGCCAGTTCGCGGCCGTCGACGAGATCCTCAGCGGGCGGGAGAACCTGGTGCTGGTCGCCCAGCTGCGGCACCTCGACGGGGACCCGGGCGCGATCGCCGACGGCTTGCTCGAACGCTTCTCGCTGACCGACGCGGCCGCGCGGAAGGTGTCGACGTACTCGGGCGGCATGCGCCGCCGCCTGGACATCGCGATGAGCCTCGTCGGCAATCCGCCGGTGATCTTCCTCGACGAGCCGACGACCGGGCTGGACCCCCAGGGGCGCAGCGAGGTGTGGCAGGCGGTCAGGGAGCTTGCCGAGCACGGGACGACGGTGCTGCTCACGACGCAGTACCTGGACGAGGCCGAGCAGCTCGCCGACCGGATCGCGATCCTCGACGAGGGTCGGATCATCGTGAACGGCACCCTCGCCGAGCTCAAGCAGCTGCTTCCGCCCGCCAAGGTGGAGTACGTCGAGAAGCAGCCGACCCTCGAAGACGTCTTCCTCACCCTCGTCGGTGACGACGCCAAGAACCACGACGCCGGCAATGGCCGCAGCGTCGGCACGCACGAGTAA
- a CDS encoding PadR family transcriptional regulator yields the protein MSKQMTEMLKGTLEGIVLAILSVQPAYGYEITARLREQGFSDIAEGTVYALLVRVEQRGLVDVEKVPSEKGPPRKVYTLNATGQAYLEEFWRTWSFLSERLEQLHEGGK from the coding sequence GTGAGCAAGCAGATGACGGAGATGCTCAAGGGCACGTTGGAGGGCATCGTGCTCGCGATCCTGTCCGTGCAGCCCGCGTACGGATACGAGATCACGGCGCGGCTGCGGGAGCAGGGCTTCTCCGACATCGCCGAGGGCACCGTCTATGCGCTGCTTGTCCGAGTCGAGCAGCGCGGTCTCGTCGACGTGGAGAAGGTCCCGTCTGAGAAGGGGCCGCCGCGCAAGGTGTACACGCTCAACGCCACGGGACAGGCCTATCTCGAAGAGTTCTGGAGGACGTGGAGCTTCCTCTCTGAACGACTGGAACAGCTCCACGAAGGAGGCAAGTGA
- a CDS encoding phosphotransferase family protein — protein MSLIPDEAELVSAATAGDVLVDLGVVAPGTAVAARALSGGISNVVLAVSWDGGRAVLKQSLPKLRVATEWTFDRGRIRNERRCMELLGERLPEGTVPSVLSHDDDRFLFVMSHAAGGGANWKDELLAGRVDLETARRAGALLGTIHAWSAGDAQVAERFADQTPLLQGRVDPYHRTAAERNPDLADAVLGEVDRLLETRRALVLGDWSPKNLLAYPDHVLALDFEVAHWGDPAFDVAFLLTHLVLKGVRRPQDRPALRAAAGAFLDAYMSSVGAVAPNDGDVVAELGCLLLARVDGKSPAEYLTGEIATGRVRVMARDLLLGGGRHLGPVLDHLLS, from the coding sequence GTGTCGCTGATCCCGGACGAGGCAGAGCTGGTCTCGGCGGCGACCGCCGGCGACGTCCTGGTCGACCTCGGAGTCGTCGCGCCCGGCACGGCGGTCGCGGCGCGAGCCCTCTCCGGCGGCATCTCGAACGTGGTCCTGGCGGTGTCCTGGGACGGCGGCCGCGCCGTCCTCAAGCAGTCGCTGCCCAAGCTGCGCGTCGCGACCGAGTGGACCTTCGACCGCGGTCGCATCCGCAACGAGCGCCGCTGCATGGAGCTGCTCGGCGAGCGGCTGCCGGAGGGCACCGTGCCGTCGGTGCTCTCCCACGACGACGACCGGTTCCTGTTCGTGATGTCGCACGCGGCCGGCGGCGGGGCGAACTGGAAGGACGAGCTGCTCGCCGGGCGCGTCGACCTGGAGACCGCGCGCCGGGCCGGCGCGCTCCTCGGCACCATCCACGCGTGGAGCGCGGGCGATGCGCAGGTCGCCGAGCGGTTCGCCGACCAGACGCCGCTCCTGCAGGGCCGGGTCGACCCCTACCACCGCACCGCGGCCGAGCGGAACCCGGACCTCGCCGACGCGGTGCTCGGCGAGGTCGATCGTCTGCTGGAGACTCGCCGCGCGCTGGTCCTGGGCGACTGGTCCCCGAAGAACCTCCTCGCCTACCCCGACCACGTGCTCGCGCTCGACTTCGAGGTCGCGCACTGGGGCGACCCGGCCTTCGACGTCGCGTTCCTGCTCACGCACCTCGTCCTCAAGGGCGTGCGCCGGCCACAGGATCGCCCGGCCCTGCGTGCGGCGGCGGGCGCCTTCCTCGACGCCTACATGTCGTCCGTCGGCGCCGTGGCGCCGAACGACGGCGACGTCGTCGCCGAGCTGGGATGCCTGCTGCTGGCCCGTGTCGACGGCAAGTCGCCCGCCGAGTACCTGACGGGCGAGATCGCCACCGGTCGGGTGCGCGTCATGGCGCGCGACCTCCTGCTCGGTGGGGGACGACACCTGGGCCCTGTCCTCGACCACCTCCTCTCATGA